The Danio rerio strain Tuebingen ecotype United States chromosome 1, GRCz12tu, whole genome shotgun sequence genome includes a region encoding these proteins:
- the atf7ip gene encoding activating transcription factor 7-interacting protein 1, which yields MKLNDTVGIGNQRATRQMLNDPQATACQIHEQDSSRHPSLVKMEVAVPEEPQKKIFRARKTMKMSDRQQLEVLHNTLATTNSSLSSSPPQTPLMNGTHTETEKDLNNKEGDLMAPATDSARCSPSPSFPVSRSPSPPNTQTTSPAMDLEDPLVATEEKKETSNKSSSSSPSASPAGLNCDPEVKEGFLCLSEEDETQADKDEKDSSEEKMNVDAETEDQKEEKDEKDTDTPENAEADNSAPVGLKRTLSEEKDEDDKEIEEERDGKRARLEGEELEAQLELKITANGGNRDKIEKMVQQLVEERLRVLQLTVFDRSLKELKDRVEKIDNVTKQQNALQHINTLQAKISRLAKKFGAANQASENAKRTQDAQAAAAAAQANNATNATTPQRTVKTTVDSKLSSSPTVSNSTAVPAQPKPLSTPATPTSSALATTAPILQIISTTTSSTPSSTSLPGQSQTGTLLLKTGPNPTVMTNAPATSGGQPVAMQQLLIQLPLAMANGQSGALVNAAGGVGLIPVSSLSTVSNINKAKTTTPATTFMLQKTAGNVSSATSSAPAVSLARAVYPGGTGTVSSPNTGISVTTARTPTQCAAVVGVSTAAASPGTTGPAATGSAAAAAGSPSASALASKTDNQASTPKTASQPGRPKGSVIDLTEDDDDVQVTGVQKATVSPVTTQRSSGPPPLVSSTPNTGTGVRSAQRSTVDSPSQSRPSSSSSTSLPPLPLAPSPPARLPPEANHTSPPQQPQLKLARVQSQNGIVLSWCVAETDRNCAAVDTYHLYAYHQDHQSSVSGASAQMLWKKIGEVKALPLPMACTLTQFVSGSTYYFAVRAKDVYGRFGPFCEPQCTDVITPASSAST from the exons ATGAAACTGAATGATACAGTAGGCATTGGGAATCAGAGAGCGACAAGACAAATGCTGAAT GATCCTCAAGCGACTGCCTGCCAAATCCATGAACAGGACAGTTCGAGACATCCTAGCCTG gtgAAAATGGAAGTAGCTGTACCTGAGGAACCTCAAAAGAAAATCTTTCGCGCACGGAAAACTATGAAGATGAGTGATCGACAGCAATTGGAAGTGCTGcacaacaccctggcaaccaccaaCTCCAGCTTATCTTCCTCTCCACCTCAGACACCTCTGATGAACGGCACTCATACCGAGACGGAGAAAGACTTGAATAATAAGGAGGGTGACCTGATGGCACCTGCCACAGATTCAGCTCGCTGTTCCCCATCTCCATCCTTCCCAGTCTCTCGATCGCCCTCTCCACCCAACACACAGACTACCTCACCTGCGATGGATTTGGAAGACCCCCTTGTGGCCACCGAGGAGAAAAAGGAGACAAGCAATAAAAGTTCATCCTCTTCACCTTCTGCTTCTCCTGCTGGGTTGAACTGTGACCCAGAGGTTAAAGAAGGATTTCTGTGCTTGAGCGAAGAAGATGAGACCCAAGCAGACAAAGATGAAAAAGACAGTAGTGAGGAGAAGATGAATGTAGATGCTGAGACTGAAGACCAAAAAGAGGAAAAGGATGAAAAAGATACTGATACACCTGAGAATGCAGAAG CAGACAACAGTGCCCCTGTTGGTCTAAAGAGAACATTGTCCGAGGAGAAAGATGAAGATGATAAAGAAATCGAGGAGGAGAGAGATGGGAAACGAGCAAGGCTGGAGGGTGAGGAGCTGGAGGCTCAGCTGGAGCTGAAAATCACAGCCAACGGTGGAAACCGGGACAAAATAGAGAag ATGGTGCAGCAGTTAGTCGAGGAACGGTTACGGGTCCTGCAGTTGACTGTATTTGACAGAAGCTTAAAAGAGCTGAAAGACAGGGTGGAGAAGATCGACAATGTAACCAAACAACAGAATGCTCTTCAGCATATTAATACACTACAG GCTAAGATTTCCCGGCTAGCCAAAAAGTTTGGTGCTGCTAATCAGGCTTCGGAGAATGCGAAGAGAACTCAAGAT GCTCAAGCTGCCGCTGCTGCTGCTCAAGCCAACAATGCAACCAACGCGACTACACCACAACG TACTGTTAAAACCACAGTGGATTCCAAATTGTCCAGTTCACCTACTGTCTCTAACTCAACTG CGGTCCCAGCCCAGCCCAAACCTCTGTCCACGCCGGCTACGCCAACTTCCTCTGCTCTGGCTACCACTGCGCCAATTCTTCAGATCATCTCCACAACCACAAGCTCCACTCCTTCATCCACCTCTTTGCCTGGTCAGTCCCAGACTGGCACCCTACTACTAAAGACTGGTCCAAATCCAACAGTTATGACCAACGCCCCAGCAACATCAGGGGGTCAACCGGTGGCCATGCAGCAACTTTTAATTCAGCTGCCTTTAGCCATGGCCAATGGGCAAAGCGGGGCGCTAGTTAATGCTGCCGGTGGAGTTGGTTTGATACCGGTGTCGTCATTATCAACGGTTAGTAACATTAATAAAGCAAAGACGACTACACCTGCTACCACCTTCATGCTTCAGAAGACAGCAGGCAATGTTTCATCCGCCACTTCTTCAGCTCCAGCAGTGTCATTAGCAAGGGCTGTGTATCCGGGTGGCACAGGGACTGTTAGTTCACCCAACACAGGGATATCTGTGACAACTGCCCGAACGCCTACACAGTGTGCCGCTGTTGTGGGAGTCTCGACAGCAGCCGCTTCTCCTGGAACCACAGGACCTGCAGCAACAGGATCAGCAGCAGCTGCGGCTGGTTCACCATCGGCTTCGGCATTGGCTTCTAAGACCG atAATCAGGCCTCGACACCAAAAACAGCCTCTCAG CCTGGGCGTCCTAAAGGTTCTGTGATTGATCTGAccgaagatgatgatgatgttcaAG TGACAGGAGTCCAAAAGGCTACTGTTTCCCCTGTCACTACCCAGCGTTCATCTGGGCCACCTCCATTAGTCAGCTCTACTCCTAATACCG GTACAGGAGTTCGATCGGCACAACGTTCCACTGTG gATTCTCCATCTCAATCCCGTCCAAGCTCTTCTTCCTCCACCTCTCTTCCTCCGCTACCACTGGCACCATCACCACCGGCGCGCCTCCCACCCGAAGCCAACCACACATCCCCTCCACAGCAGCCGCAGCTCAAACTCGCACGCGTCCAGAGCCAAAACGGCATCGTCCTCTCCTGGTGTGTTGCTGAAACAGACCGCAACTGCGCCGCTGTGGATACCTACCACCTGTACGCCTATCACCAGGACCACCAGAGCTCAGTTTCAGGTGCTTCAGCTCAGATGCTGTGGAAGAAGATCGGGGAGGTGAAGGCGCTGCCGCTTCCAATGGCCTGCACCTTGACCCAGTTCGTGTCAGGTTCCACATATTACTTTGCAGTGAGGGCGAAAGATGTGTATGGACGATTCGGTCCGTTCTGTGAACCGCAGTGCACTGATGTCATTACTCCAGCATCTTCGGCATCCACCTAA
- the atf7ip gene encoding activating transcription factor 7-interacting protein 1 isoform X3 yields MKLNDTVGIGNQRATRQMLNDPQATACQIHEQDSSRHPSLVKMEVAVPEEPQKKIFRARKTMKMSDRQQLEVLHNTLATTNSSLSSSPPQTPLMNGTHTETEKDLNNKEGDLMAPATDSARCSPSPSFPVSRSPSPPNTQTTSPAMDLEDPLVATEEKKETSNKSSSSSPSASPAGLNCDPEVKEGFLCLSEEDETQADKDEKDSSEEKMNVDAETEDQKEEKDEKDTDTPENAEDNSAPVGLKRTLSEEKDEDDKEIEEERDGKRARLEGEELEAQLELKITANGGNRDKIEKMVQQLVEERLRVLQLTVFDRSLKELKDRVEKIDNVTKQQNALQHINTLQAKISRLAKKFGAANQASENAKRTQDAQAAAAAAQANNATNATTPQRTVKTTVDSKLSSSPTVSNSTAVPAQPKPLSTPATPTSSALATTAPILQIISTTTSSTPSSTSLPGQSQTGTLLLKTGPNPTVMTNAPATSGGQPVAMQQLLIQLPLAMANGQSGALVNAAGGVGLIPVSSLSTVSNINKAKTTTPATTFMLQKTAGNVSSATSSAPAVSLARAVYPGGTGTVSSPNTGISVTTARTPTQCAAVVGVSTAAASPGTTGPAATGSAAAAAGSPSASALASKTDNQASTPKTASQPGRPKGSVIDLTEDDDDVQVTGVQKATVSPVTTQRSSGPPPLVSSTPNTGTGVRSAQRSTVDSPSQSRPSSSSSTSLPPLPLAPSPPARLPPEANHTSPPQQPQLKLARVQSQNGIVLSWCVAETDRNCAAVDTYHLYAYHQDHQSSVSGASAQMLWKKIGEVKALPLPMACTLTQFVSGSTYYFAVRAKDVYGRFGPFCEPQCTDVITPASSAST; encoded by the exons ATGAAACTGAATGATACAGTAGGCATTGGGAATCAGAGAGCGACAAGACAAATGCTGAAT GATCCTCAAGCGACTGCCTGCCAAATCCATGAACAGGACAGTTCGAGACATCCTAGCCTG gtgAAAATGGAAGTAGCTGTACCTGAGGAACCTCAAAAGAAAATCTTTCGCGCACGGAAAACTATGAAGATGAGTGATCGACAGCAATTGGAAGTGCTGcacaacaccctggcaaccaccaaCTCCAGCTTATCTTCCTCTCCACCTCAGACACCTCTGATGAACGGCACTCATACCGAGACGGAGAAAGACTTGAATAATAAGGAGGGTGACCTGATGGCACCTGCCACAGATTCAGCTCGCTGTTCCCCATCTCCATCCTTCCCAGTCTCTCGATCGCCCTCTCCACCCAACACACAGACTACCTCACCTGCGATGGATTTGGAAGACCCCCTTGTGGCCACCGAGGAGAAAAAGGAGACAAGCAATAAAAGTTCATCCTCTTCACCTTCTGCTTCTCCTGCTGGGTTGAACTGTGACCCAGAGGTTAAAGAAGGATTTCTGTGCTTGAGCGAAGAAGATGAGACCCAAGCAGACAAAGATGAAAAAGACAGTAGTGAGGAGAAGATGAATGTAGATGCTGAGACTGAAGACCAAAAAGAGGAAAAGGATGAAAAAGATACTGATACACCTGAGAATGCAGAAG ACAACAGTGCCCCTGTTGGTCTAAAGAGAACATTGTCCGAGGAGAAAGATGAAGATGATAAAGAAATCGAGGAGGAGAGAGATGGGAAACGAGCAAGGCTGGAGGGTGAGGAGCTGGAGGCTCAGCTGGAGCTGAAAATCACAGCCAACGGTGGAAACCGGGACAAAATAGAGAag ATGGTGCAGCAGTTAGTCGAGGAACGGTTACGGGTCCTGCAGTTGACTGTATTTGACAGAAGCTTAAAAGAGCTGAAAGACAGGGTGGAGAAGATCGACAATGTAACCAAACAACAGAATGCTCTTCAGCATATTAATACACTACAG GCTAAGATTTCCCGGCTAGCCAAAAAGTTTGGTGCTGCTAATCAGGCTTCGGAGAATGCGAAGAGAACTCAAGAT GCTCAAGCTGCCGCTGCTGCTGCTCAAGCCAACAATGCAACCAACGCGACTACACCACAACG TACTGTTAAAACCACAGTGGATTCCAAATTGTCCAGTTCACCTACTGTCTCTAACTCAACTG CGGTCCCAGCCCAGCCCAAACCTCTGTCCACGCCGGCTACGCCAACTTCCTCTGCTCTGGCTACCACTGCGCCAATTCTTCAGATCATCTCCACAACCACAAGCTCCACTCCTTCATCCACCTCTTTGCCTGGTCAGTCCCAGACTGGCACCCTACTACTAAAGACTGGTCCAAATCCAACAGTTATGACCAACGCCCCAGCAACATCAGGGGGTCAACCGGTGGCCATGCAGCAACTTTTAATTCAGCTGCCTTTAGCCATGGCCAATGGGCAAAGCGGGGCGCTAGTTAATGCTGCCGGTGGAGTTGGTTTGATACCGGTGTCGTCATTATCAACGGTTAGTAACATTAATAAAGCAAAGACGACTACACCTGCTACCACCTTCATGCTTCAGAAGACAGCAGGCAATGTTTCATCCGCCACTTCTTCAGCTCCAGCAGTGTCATTAGCAAGGGCTGTGTATCCGGGTGGCACAGGGACTGTTAGTTCACCCAACACAGGGATATCTGTGACAACTGCCCGAACGCCTACACAGTGTGCCGCTGTTGTGGGAGTCTCGACAGCAGCCGCTTCTCCTGGAACCACAGGACCTGCAGCAACAGGATCAGCAGCAGCTGCGGCTGGTTCACCATCGGCTTCGGCATTGGCTTCTAAGACCG atAATCAGGCCTCGACACCAAAAACAGCCTCTCAG CCTGGGCGTCCTAAAGGTTCTGTGATTGATCTGAccgaagatgatgatgatgttcaAG TGACAGGAGTCCAAAAGGCTACTGTTTCCCCTGTCACTACCCAGCGTTCATCTGGGCCACCTCCATTAGTCAGCTCTACTCCTAATACCG GTACAGGAGTTCGATCGGCACAACGTTCCACTGTG gATTCTCCATCTCAATCCCGTCCAAGCTCTTCTTCCTCCACCTCTCTTCCTCCGCTACCACTGGCACCATCACCACCGGCGCGCCTCCCACCCGAAGCCAACCACACATCCCCTCCACAGCAGCCGCAGCTCAAACTCGCACGCGTCCAGAGCCAAAACGGCATCGTCCTCTCCTGGTGTGTTGCTGAAACAGACCGCAACTGCGCCGCTGTGGATACCTACCACCTGTACGCCTATCACCAGGACCACCAGAGCTCAGTTTCAGGTGCTTCAGCTCAGATGCTGTGGAAGAAGATCGGGGAGGTGAAGGCGCTGCCGCTTCCAATGGCCTGCACCTTGACCCAGTTCGTGTCAGGTTCCACATATTACTTTGCAGTGAGGGCGAAAGATGTGTATGGACGATTCGGTCCGTTCTGTGAACCGCAGTGCACTGATGTCATTACTCCAGCATCTTCGGCATCCACCTAA
- the atf7ip gene encoding activating transcription factor 7-interacting protein 1 isoform X4, giving the protein MKLNDTDPQATACQIHEQDSSRHPSLVKMEVAVPEEPQKKIFRARKTMKMSDRQQLEVLHNTLATTNSSLSSSPPQTPLMNGTHTETEKDLNNKEGDLMAPATDSARCSPSPSFPVSRSPSPPNTQTTSPAMDLEDPLVATEEKKETSNKSSSSSPSASPAGLNCDPEVKEGFLCLSEEDETQADKDEKDSSEEKMNVDAETEDQKEEKDEKDTDTPENAEADNSAPVGLKRTLSEEKDEDDKEIEEERDGKRARLEGEELEAQLELKITANGGNRDKIEKMVQQLVEERLRVLQLTVFDRSLKELKDRVEKIDNVTKQQNALQHINTLQAKISRLAKKFGAANQASENAKRTQDAQAAAAAAQANNATNATTPQRTVKTTVDSKLSSSPTVSNSTAVPAQPKPLSTPATPTSSALATTAPILQIISTTTSSTPSSTSLPGQSQTGTLLLKTGPNPTVMTNAPATSGGQPVAMQQLLIQLPLAMANGQSGALVNAAGGVGLIPVSSLSTVSNINKAKTTTPATTFMLQKTAGNVSSATSSAPAVSLARAVYPGGTGTVSSPNTGISVTTARTPTQCAAVVGVSTAAASPGTTGPAATGSAAAAAGSPSASALASKTDNQASTPKTASQPGRPKGSVIDLTEDDDDVQVTGVQKATVSPVTTQRSSGPPPLVSSTPNTGTGVRSAQRSTVDSPSQSRPSSSSSTSLPPLPLAPSPPARLPPEANHTSPPQQPQLKLARVQSQNGIVLSWCVAETDRNCAAVDTYHLYAYHQDHQSSVSGASAQMLWKKIGEVKALPLPMACTLTQFVSGSTYYFAVRAKDVYGRFGPFCEPQCTDVITPASSAST; this is encoded by the exons ATGAAACTGAATGATACA GATCCTCAAGCGACTGCCTGCCAAATCCATGAACAGGACAGTTCGAGACATCCTAGCCTG gtgAAAATGGAAGTAGCTGTACCTGAGGAACCTCAAAAGAAAATCTTTCGCGCACGGAAAACTATGAAGATGAGTGATCGACAGCAATTGGAAGTGCTGcacaacaccctggcaaccaccaaCTCCAGCTTATCTTCCTCTCCACCTCAGACACCTCTGATGAACGGCACTCATACCGAGACGGAGAAAGACTTGAATAATAAGGAGGGTGACCTGATGGCACCTGCCACAGATTCAGCTCGCTGTTCCCCATCTCCATCCTTCCCAGTCTCTCGATCGCCCTCTCCACCCAACACACAGACTACCTCACCTGCGATGGATTTGGAAGACCCCCTTGTGGCCACCGAGGAGAAAAAGGAGACAAGCAATAAAAGTTCATCCTCTTCACCTTCTGCTTCTCCTGCTGGGTTGAACTGTGACCCAGAGGTTAAAGAAGGATTTCTGTGCTTGAGCGAAGAAGATGAGACCCAAGCAGACAAAGATGAAAAAGACAGTAGTGAGGAGAAGATGAATGTAGATGCTGAGACTGAAGACCAAAAAGAGGAAAAGGATGAAAAAGATACTGATACACCTGAGAATGCAGAAG CAGACAACAGTGCCCCTGTTGGTCTAAAGAGAACATTGTCCGAGGAGAAAGATGAAGATGATAAAGAAATCGAGGAGGAGAGAGATGGGAAACGAGCAAGGCTGGAGGGTGAGGAGCTGGAGGCTCAGCTGGAGCTGAAAATCACAGCCAACGGTGGAAACCGGGACAAAATAGAGAag ATGGTGCAGCAGTTAGTCGAGGAACGGTTACGGGTCCTGCAGTTGACTGTATTTGACAGAAGCTTAAAAGAGCTGAAAGACAGGGTGGAGAAGATCGACAATGTAACCAAACAACAGAATGCTCTTCAGCATATTAATACACTACAG GCTAAGATTTCCCGGCTAGCCAAAAAGTTTGGTGCTGCTAATCAGGCTTCGGAGAATGCGAAGAGAACTCAAGAT GCTCAAGCTGCCGCTGCTGCTGCTCAAGCCAACAATGCAACCAACGCGACTACACCACAACG TACTGTTAAAACCACAGTGGATTCCAAATTGTCCAGTTCACCTACTGTCTCTAACTCAACTG CGGTCCCAGCCCAGCCCAAACCTCTGTCCACGCCGGCTACGCCAACTTCCTCTGCTCTGGCTACCACTGCGCCAATTCTTCAGATCATCTCCACAACCACAAGCTCCACTCCTTCATCCACCTCTTTGCCTGGTCAGTCCCAGACTGGCACCCTACTACTAAAGACTGGTCCAAATCCAACAGTTATGACCAACGCCCCAGCAACATCAGGGGGTCAACCGGTGGCCATGCAGCAACTTTTAATTCAGCTGCCTTTAGCCATGGCCAATGGGCAAAGCGGGGCGCTAGTTAATGCTGCCGGTGGAGTTGGTTTGATACCGGTGTCGTCATTATCAACGGTTAGTAACATTAATAAAGCAAAGACGACTACACCTGCTACCACCTTCATGCTTCAGAAGACAGCAGGCAATGTTTCATCCGCCACTTCTTCAGCTCCAGCAGTGTCATTAGCAAGGGCTGTGTATCCGGGTGGCACAGGGACTGTTAGTTCACCCAACACAGGGATATCTGTGACAACTGCCCGAACGCCTACACAGTGTGCCGCTGTTGTGGGAGTCTCGACAGCAGCCGCTTCTCCTGGAACCACAGGACCTGCAGCAACAGGATCAGCAGCAGCTGCGGCTGGTTCACCATCGGCTTCGGCATTGGCTTCTAAGACCG atAATCAGGCCTCGACACCAAAAACAGCCTCTCAG CCTGGGCGTCCTAAAGGTTCTGTGATTGATCTGAccgaagatgatgatgatgttcaAG TGACAGGAGTCCAAAAGGCTACTGTTTCCCCTGTCACTACCCAGCGTTCATCTGGGCCACCTCCATTAGTCAGCTCTACTCCTAATACCG GTACAGGAGTTCGATCGGCACAACGTTCCACTGTG gATTCTCCATCTCAATCCCGTCCAAGCTCTTCTTCCTCCACCTCTCTTCCTCCGCTACCACTGGCACCATCACCACCGGCGCGCCTCCCACCCGAAGCCAACCACACATCCCCTCCACAGCAGCCGCAGCTCAAACTCGCACGCGTCCAGAGCCAAAACGGCATCGTCCTCTCCTGGTGTGTTGCTGAAACAGACCGCAACTGCGCCGCTGTGGATACCTACCACCTGTACGCCTATCACCAGGACCACCAGAGCTCAGTTTCAGGTGCTTCAGCTCAGATGCTGTGGAAGAAGATCGGGGAGGTGAAGGCGCTGCCGCTTCCAATGGCCTGCACCTTGACCCAGTTCGTGTCAGGTTCCACATATTACTTTGCAGTGAGGGCGAAAGATGTGTATGGACGATTCGGTCCGTTCTGTGAACCGCAGTGCACTGATGTCATTACTCCAGCATCTTCGGCATCCACCTAA
- the atf7ip gene encoding activating transcription factor 7-interacting protein 1 isoform X1, with amino-acid sequence MISWFWSFFGTNHNLQNQICTEDPQATACQIHEQDSSRHPSLVKMEVAVPEEPQKKIFRARKTMKMSDRQQLEVLHNTLATTNSSLSSSPPQTPLMNGTHTETEKDLNNKEGDLMAPATDSARCSPSPSFPVSRSPSPPNTQTTSPAMDLEDPLVATEEKKETSNKSSSSSPSASPAGLNCDPEVKEGFLCLSEEDETQADKDEKDSSEEKMNVDAETEDQKEEKDEKDTDTPENAEADNSAPVGLKRTLSEEKDEDDKEIEEERDGKRARLEGEELEAQLELKITANGGNRDKIEKMVQQLVEERLRVLQLTVFDRSLKELKDRVEKIDNVTKQQNALQHINTLQAKISRLAKKFGAANQASENAKRTQDAQAAAAAAQANNATNATTPQRTVKTTVDSKLSSSPTVSNSTAVPAQPKPLSTPATPTSSALATTAPILQIISTTTSSTPSSTSLPGQSQTGTLLLKTGPNPTVMTNAPATSGGQPVAMQQLLIQLPLAMANGQSGALVNAAGGVGLIPVSSLSTVSNINKAKTTTPATTFMLQKTAGNVSSATSSAPAVSLARAVYPGGTGTVSSPNTGISVTTARTPTQCAAVVGVSTAAASPGTTGPAATGSAAAAAGSPSASALASKTDNQASTPKTASQPGRPKGSVIDLTEDDDDVQVTGVQKATVSPVTTQRSSGPPPLVSSTPNTGTGVRSAQRSTVDSPSQSRPSSSSSTSLPPLPLAPSPPARLPPEANHTSPPQQPQLKLARVQSQNGIVLSWCVAETDRNCAAVDTYHLYAYHQDHQSSVSGASAQMLWKKIGEVKALPLPMACTLTQFVSGSTYYFAVRAKDVYGRFGPFCEPQCTDVITPASSAST; translated from the exons ATGATTAGCTGGTTCTGGTCCTTTTTTGGAACCAATCACAATCTTCAAAACCAAATCTGCACAGAG GATCCTCAAGCGACTGCCTGCCAAATCCATGAACAGGACAGTTCGAGACATCCTAGCCTG gtgAAAATGGAAGTAGCTGTACCTGAGGAACCTCAAAAGAAAATCTTTCGCGCACGGAAAACTATGAAGATGAGTGATCGACAGCAATTGGAAGTGCTGcacaacaccctggcaaccaccaaCTCCAGCTTATCTTCCTCTCCACCTCAGACACCTCTGATGAACGGCACTCATACCGAGACGGAGAAAGACTTGAATAATAAGGAGGGTGACCTGATGGCACCTGCCACAGATTCAGCTCGCTGTTCCCCATCTCCATCCTTCCCAGTCTCTCGATCGCCCTCTCCACCCAACACACAGACTACCTCACCTGCGATGGATTTGGAAGACCCCCTTGTGGCCACCGAGGAGAAAAAGGAGACAAGCAATAAAAGTTCATCCTCTTCACCTTCTGCTTCTCCTGCTGGGTTGAACTGTGACCCAGAGGTTAAAGAAGGATTTCTGTGCTTGAGCGAAGAAGATGAGACCCAAGCAGACAAAGATGAAAAAGACAGTAGTGAGGAGAAGATGAATGTAGATGCTGAGACTGAAGACCAAAAAGAGGAAAAGGATGAAAAAGATACTGATACACCTGAGAATGCAGAAG CAGACAACAGTGCCCCTGTTGGTCTAAAGAGAACATTGTCCGAGGAGAAAGATGAAGATGATAAAGAAATCGAGGAGGAGAGAGATGGGAAACGAGCAAGGCTGGAGGGTGAGGAGCTGGAGGCTCAGCTGGAGCTGAAAATCACAGCCAACGGTGGAAACCGGGACAAAATAGAGAag ATGGTGCAGCAGTTAGTCGAGGAACGGTTACGGGTCCTGCAGTTGACTGTATTTGACAGAAGCTTAAAAGAGCTGAAAGACAGGGTGGAGAAGATCGACAATGTAACCAAACAACAGAATGCTCTTCAGCATATTAATACACTACAG GCTAAGATTTCCCGGCTAGCCAAAAAGTTTGGTGCTGCTAATCAGGCTTCGGAGAATGCGAAGAGAACTCAAGAT GCTCAAGCTGCCGCTGCTGCTGCTCAAGCCAACAATGCAACCAACGCGACTACACCACAACG TACTGTTAAAACCACAGTGGATTCCAAATTGTCCAGTTCACCTACTGTCTCTAACTCAACTG CGGTCCCAGCCCAGCCCAAACCTCTGTCCACGCCGGCTACGCCAACTTCCTCTGCTCTGGCTACCACTGCGCCAATTCTTCAGATCATCTCCACAACCACAAGCTCCACTCCTTCATCCACCTCTTTGCCTGGTCAGTCCCAGACTGGCACCCTACTACTAAAGACTGGTCCAAATCCAACAGTTATGACCAACGCCCCAGCAACATCAGGGGGTCAACCGGTGGCCATGCAGCAACTTTTAATTCAGCTGCCTTTAGCCATGGCCAATGGGCAAAGCGGGGCGCTAGTTAATGCTGCCGGTGGAGTTGGTTTGATACCGGTGTCGTCATTATCAACGGTTAGTAACATTAATAAAGCAAAGACGACTACACCTGCTACCACCTTCATGCTTCAGAAGACAGCAGGCAATGTTTCATCCGCCACTTCTTCAGCTCCAGCAGTGTCATTAGCAAGGGCTGTGTATCCGGGTGGCACAGGGACTGTTAGTTCACCCAACACAGGGATATCTGTGACAACTGCCCGAACGCCTACACAGTGTGCCGCTGTTGTGGGAGTCTCGACAGCAGCCGCTTCTCCTGGAACCACAGGACCTGCAGCAACAGGATCAGCAGCAGCTGCGGCTGGTTCACCATCGGCTTCGGCATTGGCTTCTAAGACCG atAATCAGGCCTCGACACCAAAAACAGCCTCTCAG CCTGGGCGTCCTAAAGGTTCTGTGATTGATCTGAccgaagatgatgatgatgttcaAG TGACAGGAGTCCAAAAGGCTACTGTTTCCCCTGTCACTACCCAGCGTTCATCTGGGCCACCTCCATTAGTCAGCTCTACTCCTAATACCG GTACAGGAGTTCGATCGGCACAACGTTCCACTGTG gATTCTCCATCTCAATCCCGTCCAAGCTCTTCTTCCTCCACCTCTCTTCCTCCGCTACCACTGGCACCATCACCACCGGCGCGCCTCCCACCCGAAGCCAACCACACATCCCCTCCACAGCAGCCGCAGCTCAAACTCGCACGCGTCCAGAGCCAAAACGGCATCGTCCTCTCCTGGTGTGTTGCTGAAACAGACCGCAACTGCGCCGCTGTGGATACCTACCACCTGTACGCCTATCACCAGGACCACCAGAGCTCAGTTTCAGGTGCTTCAGCTCAGATGCTGTGGAAGAAGATCGGGGAGGTGAAGGCGCTGCCGCTTCCAATGGCCTGCACCTTGACCCAGTTCGTGTCAGGTTCCACATATTACTTTGCAGTGAGGGCGAAAGATGTGTATGGACGATTCGGTCCGTTCTGTGAACCGCAGTGCACTGATGTCATTACTCCAGCATCTTCGGCATCCACCTAA